One genomic segment of Brassica napus cultivar Da-Ae chromosome A3, Da-Ae, whole genome shotgun sequence includes these proteins:
- the LOC106443769 gene encoding aluminum-activated malate transporter 10-like, translated as MASKEGAGNLEWRINVDNGATERLVPKSGPSIRIFLWLKGLVMKVILERLSKFMRKTWKIGADDPAKVVHCLKVGLALSLVSIFYYMRPLYDGVGGNAMWAIMTVVVVFESNVGATFSKCVNRVVATILAGSLGIAVHWVANQSGKAEIFVIGCSVFLFAFAATYSRFVPSFKARFDYGAMIFILTFSLVSVGGYRVDKLVDMAQERVSTIAIGTSICIIITVFFCPIWAGTQLHRLVQRNFIKLADSLDGRVEEYFKKKDVSENEDEETNMKLQGFKCVLNSKGTEESMANLARWEPAHGSFNFRHPWQQYVKIGAAMRRCAYCLENLSICMNYETEVPDQVKKHFGQACVKLSSASSKILRELAEMINNTRKSSKMDFLVFDMNTAVHELREILKTVPVATNKPEEGDSNEDRTMPMSVHEVLPVATLVSLLIENAARIQKTVEAVDELANLADFKQDSKKKTGDNKAKQPPQSS; from the exons ATGGCATCAAAAGAAGGAGCAGGGAACCTAGAGTGGAGGATAAATGTTGACAATGGAGCAACCGAGAGATTGGTTCCTAAATCAGGACCTAGTATAAGAATCTTTCTTTGGCTAAAGGGTTTAGTAATGAAGGTAATTCTGGAGCGACTCTCAAAGTTTATGAGGAAGACCTGGAAGATTGGGGCAGATGATCCGGCAAAAGTGGTTCATTGTCTGAAAGTAGGACTTGCACTTTCATTAGTCTCAATCTTCTATTACATGAGACCTTTGTATGATGGAGTTGGAGGAAATGCTATGTGGGCTATCATGACTGTTGTAGTCGTCTTTGAGTCCAATGTCG GAGCAACATTCTCAAAATGTGTGAACAGAGTGGTGGCAACTATATTAGCTGGATCACTAGGCATTGCTGTTCACTGGGTTGCAAATCAATCAGGAAAAGCTGAGATTTTCGTCATTGGATGCTCTGTTTTTCTCTTTG CTTTCGCAGCTACTTATTCGCGGTTTGTGCCTTCATTCAAAGCCAGATTCGACTATGGAGCGATGATCTTTATCCTCACATTTAGCCTTGTCTCAGTAGGCGGTTACCGAGTAGATAAGCTGGTTGATATGGCTCAGGAAAGAGTATCAACTATTGCTATTGGAACATCTATTTGCATTATCATCACTGTCTTCTTCTGTCCAATATGGGCAGGAACTCAGCTTCATCGCCTTGTTCAAcgtaattttataaaacttgcTGACTCATTAGACG GCCGTGTAGAAGAGTACTTCAAGAAGAAAGACGTCTCTgagaatgaagatgaagaaactAACATGAAGTTGCAAGGATTCAAATGTGTACTAAACTCTAAGGGAACAGAGGAATCTATG GCGAATCTAGCTAGATGGGAACCTGCACATGGAAGCTTTAACTTCAGGCATCCATGGCAACAATATGTAAAGATAGGGGCTGCTATGAGGAGATGTGCTTATTGCCTTGAGAATCTTAGTATCTGCATGAATTATGAAACAGAG GTACCAGACCAGGTCAAGAAACACTTCGGACAAGCTTGTGTGAAACTGAGCTCAGCTTCTTCAAAAATCTTGAGAGAATTAGCAGAAATGATTAACAACACGAGAAAATCTTCGAAGATGGACTTCTTGGTGTTTGATATGAACACAGCAGTTCATGAGCTTCGAGAAATATTAAAGACTGTTCCAGTTGCAACGAACAAACCCGAAGAAGGAGATAGTAATGAAGACAGAACCATGCCGATGAGCGTACATGAAGTACTTCCTGTTGCCACTTTGGTCTCGTTGTTGATTGAAAACGCAGCTAGGATTCAAAAAACGGTCGAAGCAGTGGATGAACTTGCAAATCTTGCAGATTTCAAACaagattcaaaaaagaaaaccgGAGACAACAAGGCTAAACAACCACCACAAAGTTCCTAA